The following are encoded in a window of Impatiens glandulifera chromosome 5, dImpGla2.1, whole genome shotgun sequence genomic DNA:
- the LOC124938962 gene encoding protein NODULATION SIGNALING PATHWAY 2-like, which yields MQPSSPFFNTNPNLFFNNYTTFLTNHPSDFNPLPMNHDNNHSSNMFNFSSNESIEIIQDSGTLLGNDNQIGPSLNWFFTFPIEGVEIDQYHELSMVQLAKAYGDAMKNEQLELSNVIMNRAKEKVVSPVGGTTMDRLLYYLFRPLMSTNGKNYLWLESMKNFHAAFKTFYQNFPYGKIAHLTANRTILETITHDLEVVHIVDFNVGSGIQWPTLLETIGYRTRHVKLTMIKWDDEYSDQDGGYWQWDLEETKILLKDHAKMFGLNLEVTIMNLNDLMIMIEGSSKVEWLVFNCMVGLPHMGKKAMNSNYKATGFLSVAKLLLARNEGIVIYGDIAACDDQTEDSLLFDKHITCYQSMLESIEWNFPLHLGEARTALECLFVAPLISSFSFKRELDRCNVGVKNGLEGWRISEDCVMESMEILSVCGGLYGLDIHGENCNEMRLRWKDVPLVTVSCWKLYKSTNSISKMSSLQQEKMGFS from the coding sequence ATGCAACCTTCAAGTCCATTTTTCAATACTAATCCTAATTTGTTCTTCAACAACTACACTACATTCTTAACGAATCACCCTTCAGATTTCAATCCTCTTCCTATGAACCACGATAATAATCACTCCTCAAACATGTTTAATTTCTCCTCAAATGAATCGATTGAGATCATTCAAGATTCCGGGACTCTCTTAGGCAATGATAATCAGATCGGTCCATCACTCAATTGGTTCTTCACTTTTCCAATTGAAGGCGTGGAGATAGATCAATATCATGAATTGAGTATGGTTCAATTAGCAAAGGCTTATGGAGATGCTATGAAGAATGAACAATTAGAGCTTTCTAATGTCATTATGAACCGGGCAAAGGAGAAAGTAGTTAGTCCGGTTGGTGGAACCACCATGGACCGGTTGTTGTATTACCTTTTTCGTCCTTTGATGAGCACAAATGGAAAAAACTATCTTTGGCTAGAATCTATGAAGAATTTCCATGCAGCTTTCAAGACATTCTATCAAAATTTTCCTTATGGAAAGATTGCTCATTTAACCGCTAACAGAACAATTCTCGAAACCATTACTCATGATTTGGAGGTTGTACATATTGTCGATTTCAATGTCGGATCTGGAATCCAATGGCCCACGTTACTCGAAACCATTGGATATCGAACAAGGCACGTTAAGTTGACAATGATCAAATGGGACGACGAATATTCTGATCAAGATGGTGGTTATTGGCAATGGGATCTGGAGGAGACTAAGATATTGCTAAAAGACCATGCTAAAATGTTTGGTTTAAATTTGGAAGTGACTATCATGAATCTAAATGATTTGATGATTATGATAGAAGGAAGTAGTAAAGTAGAATGGCTGGTATTTAATTGTATGGTTGGACTTCCACATATGGGGAAGAAGGCTATGAATAGCAATTATAAGGCTACTGGATTTCTAAGTGTGGCCAAATTATTGCTAGCACGTAATGAAGGTATTGTTATTTATGGCGATATAGCTGCTTGCGACGATCAAACGGAAGATTCATTGTTATTTGATAAACATATAACTTGTTATCAATCGATGTTGGAATCAATTGAGTGGAATTTCCCTTTACATCTTGGTGAAGCTCGAACTGCATTGGAATGCCTCTTTGTGGCGCCTTTGATATCGTCGTTTTCATTCAAGCGTGAATTGGATAGATGTAATGTCGGAGTAAAGAATGGTTTGGAGGGTTGGAGAATAAGCGAAGATTGTGTTATGGAATCCATGGAAATTTTGTCAGTTTGTGGGGGTTTATATGGGTTGGATATCCATGGAGAAAATTGTAATGAGATGAGATTGAGATGGAAAGATGTTCCACTTGTGACTGTTTCTTGCTGGAAATTATACAAATCAACAAATTCAATATCAAAGATGTCATCTTTACAACAAGAGAAGATGGGTTTTTCCTAG
- the LOC124938273 gene encoding importin subunit beta-1-like: MAMEITQFLLNAQSADANVRTEAEGKLRLFQEQNLPSFLLSLSCELSNNEKPIESRRLAGIVLKNSLDAKDATRKENLAKHWVSIDISIKAKIKELLLSTLGSSVLEARHTSAQVIAKVAAIEIPRKEWPELIGSLLSNMTDPNKPAPLKRVTLETLGYVCEEISHHDLVQDEVNSVLTAVVQGMSVGEYGPEVRLAATRALYNALDFAQTNFENEMERNFIMKVVCETAVAKEQEIRQAAFECLVSIASTYYEVLEPYMETIFQLTSNAVKGDEEAVGLQAIEFWSSICDEEIELQEYEGFESVNSTPAHSCFIEKSLPVLVPMLLETLLKQDEDQDQDDTIWNVSMAGGTCLGLVARTVGDRIVSLVMPFVEANILKTDWRAREAATYAFGSILEGPSVEKLTPMVNSGLEFLLNAMKDGNSHVKDTTAWTLSRIFELLHNPSSEFSLISPANLQRILMVLLESTKDAPHIAGKVCSAIYFLAQGYEDDDASSSVLTPYLPDIITCLIATADRPDGNESKLRISAYETLNEVVRSAKLPETAQIITQLLPVVMNKLGQTVEFQIISSDDIEKRGDLQALLCGVLQVIIQKLSSAEETKQVILQAADQIMLLFLKVFSCRSSTVHEEAMLAIGALAYAVGHEFGKYMSEFYKYLEMGLQNFEEYQVCAVSVGVVGDICRALDDKVLPYCDGMMTHLLKDLSSNELHRSVKPAIFSCFGDVALAIGEHFEKYIGYAIPMMQGAAQICAQIDDSDEEMVEYGNQLRRSIFEAYSGILQGFKSAKPDLMTPHATHILQFVELVSKDMRRDEYVTRAAVAVLGDLADAFRSNAKILFKDHSFYNMFLEECLESDDEQLKETAAWTQGMIVAAFSL; this comes from the exons ATGGCCATGGAGATCACCCAGTTTCTTCTGAATGCTCAATCAGCAGATGCAAATGTCAGAACTGAAGCTGAGGGTAAACTCAGGCTTTTCCAGGAACAAAATCTACCATCATTTCTTCTATCCTTATCGTGTGAGCTCTCAAACAATGAGAAACCAATTGAATCTCGTAGATTGGCTGGTATTGTGCTTAAGAATTCATTAGATGCTAAAGACGCTACTCGGAAAGAGAATCTTGCTAAGCATTGGGTATCAATTGACATTTCTATCAAGGCAAAAATTAAAGAGCTGCTATTGAGTACTCTTGGTTCATCTGTGCTTGAGGCTAGGCATACTTCTGCACAAGTCATTGCAAAAGTTGCAGCAATTGAAATTCCACGAAAAGAATGGCCTGAACTCATTGGATCGTTACTTTCCAATATGACTGATCCAAACAAGCCTGCACCCTTGAAACGTGTTACATTGGAAACACTTGGATACGTTTGTGAAGAGATATCTCACCATGATCTTGTCCAAGATGAAGTCAACTCGGTTCTAACTGCCGTTGTTCAGGGCATGAGTGTAGGAGAGTATGGCCCTGAAGTTCGGCTTGCAGCCACCCGCGCTTTATACAATGCTCTGGATTTCGCCCAGACTAACTTCGAAAATGAAATGGAGAGGAACTTTATCATGAAGGTGGTATGTGAAACAGCCGTAGCTAAAGAGCAAGAGATTCGACAAGCAGCTTTCGAGTGTCTAGTTTCAATCGCTTCAACCTACTATGAAGTTCTCGAACCCTATATGGAAACCATCTTTCAACTCACGTCAAATGCAGTAAAAGGAGATGAAGAAGCTGTTGGATTACAAGCAATTGAGTTTTGGAGCTCAATCTGCGATGAAGAGATTGAACTTCAGGAATACGAAGGATTCGAAAGTGTTAATTCTACCCCAGCTCACTCATGCTTCATTGAGAAATCCCTTCCTGTTCTTGTTCCCATGCTGCTTGAGACATTGTTGAAACAGGATGAAGATCAAGACCAAGATGACACCATTTGGAACGTGTCCATGGCTGGTGGGACATGTCTCGGTCTTGTCGCGAGAACTGTCGGTGATCGGATAGTATCTCTTGTAATGCCGTTTGTGGAGGCTAATATATTGAAGACCGATTGGAGGGCTCGTGAGGCAGCTACTTACGCGTTCGGTTCGATCCTCGAAGGGCCGAGCGTAGAGAAGCTTACTCCGATGGTTAATTCCGGTTTGGAATTCCTTCTTAATGCAATGAAGGATGGTAACAGCCATGTGAAGGACACAACTGCTTGGACCCTTAGCAGGATTTTCGAGCTATTGCATAACCCATCGTCTGAATTCTCCTTGATTTCTCCGGCGAATCTCCAGCGAATTCTCATGGTTTTGTTGGAGAGTACGAAAGACGCTCCCCATATTGCTGGCAAGGTCTGCAGTGCCATTTATTTCCTTGCTCAAGGTTACGAAGACGATGATGCTAGCTCTTCGGTTCTTACGCCTTACCTACCTGATATCATAACATGTCTTATCGCAACTGCCGATCGGCCAGATGGAAACGAGTCTAAGCTGAGGATTTCTGCGTACGAAACATTGAATGAGGTGGTCAGAAGCGCGAAACTCCCAGAAACTGCCCAGATTATTACGCAACTACTGCCCGTCGTTATGAATAAACTCGGGCAGACCGTCGAATTCCAAATTATATCGTCAGACGATATTGAAAAGCGAGGTGATTTGCAGGCCCTTCTTTGCGGAGTTCTCCAGGTCATTATACAGAAACTCAGCAGTGCTGAAGAAACCAAACAAGTCATTCTTCAGGCTGCTGACCAGATTATGCTGTTGTTCCTTAAGGTTTTCTCTTGCCGGAGCTCTACAGTTCATGAAGAAGCAATGCTGGCTATTGGGGCATTGGCTTATGCGGTTGGACATGAATTTGGAAAGTACATGTCTGAGTTTTACAAATATCTGGAAATGGGTTTGCAGAATTTTGAGGAGTACCAGGTTTGTGCTGTTTCGGTTGGGGTTGTGGGTGATATTTGCCGTGCATTGGATGATAAGGTATTGCCGTATTGCGATGGAATGATGACTCATCTTCTTAAGGATCTTTCGAGCAACGAATTGCATCGTTCTGTGAAGCCGGctatattttcttgttttgggGATGTTGCTCTTGCGATTGGAGAACATTTTGAGAAGTATATTGGTTATGCCATACCTATGATGCAGGGTGCTGCTCAGATATGTGCGCAGATTGATGATAGTGATGAGGAAATGGTGGAATATGGTAACCAACTTAGACGAAGCATCTTTGAAGCTTATTCAGGAATTCTTCAGGGTTTTAAGAGTGCCAAACCAGACCTTATGACGCCTCATGCCACTCATATTCTTCAATTTGTGGAATTAGTTTCCAAAGATATGAGAAG GGATGAATATGTTACAAGGGCAGCAGTTGCAGTTCTGGGTGATTTGGCTGATGCATTTCGTTCAAATGCTAAGATACTGTTTAAAGATCACTCATTCTATAATATGTTCCTAGAGGAGTGTCTTGAATCTGATGATGAACAGCTTAAGGAAACAGCGGCATGGACTCAAGGGATGATTGTAGCGGCCTTCTCTCTATGA